Part of the Gramella sp. Hel_I_59 genome, AGCACCGAACTTTTCGTACAGTCTGTAGTGTTTACCCGATCTAAAAAGTGAAATGTCAAATTCTGTAAATAATGAGTAAACCTGTACTTCCTGTTTCATGCGTCGTTTTTAATTGTATTTACGGTTAAATTTTATTTTTAAAAATTCTCTGTTGAATTAGACCCAGATTTGATTCCTGAAATTACCGATCAGGAAATAAAAATAACAAACTGATATTTAAAAATACCGGCAATCTCAAAGTTGTTTCAGTTTTTGAGCTTTAATTGAGGAGTTTATAGTGAAATCCTGTATTCGTTTATAATTTGCTGAGGATTAAGTTTTAAACGGTTAATTTATTGCAGATTCCCGAATAATATAAATGCATAAAATTAGGCATTCTGGAGACTATCGAGTTTATTAGGCGCCACCGGAGCGAGTACGGCATTATCAACAGGCTTAGTGGACTTTAAATAACGAAAAATAGACTCAAGATCTTTATCGGTCAGCTCGCTGTAATTTTGCCACGGCATAGGTGGCAAGATCATCCTGCCACCGGAATCTCCTTTGAGTTTCCCTTCTCTTATGGCAGTTTTGAACCTTCGCATGCTCCAGTTACCCAGTCCCGTGTCACTCGAGGTAAGATTTGAAGCATAACTAATTCCCCATGGACCTATGGCCACGGTAAGATCGCCGCTCATTTGTATCCATCCATTTTTTATCGCTTCTGAAGAAAACGTAGGAAGACTATCTCCTGCCTGGTAACCTGAAAGTGCTAACTCTGGTATAACCTGTGGACCTCTTTCTGTCATTCGTTTTGGCGAATGGCAATCATGGCAACCTATGGTATTCACGAGGTATTCTCCATGCGAAATACTGTCCTGAAGGCTAAGTTCTTCAACTGGAACTTCAGCGTAATCTCGCTTATCCTGACAGGAAATAAGTAAGATATTCAAAGCTAAGAAGCTAGTAATTATAAATTTGAATAAGATCGATGGGCTTTTTTTAGAAATTTCCATAAGATTGCAATTAGTTGATTGTCAGTACTTAAAAATAATAAATTTTTCATTATTAGTAGTTCTACTATTCATGGCACTACTGAAGTTTTACTTCTATTCTGAAATTTGGAGCGCTAATAGTACCTTTGTAAAATGACAACAAACAACCTCGAACAGGGATTTTTTGGAATCGGAATTCAAAATGGTAAGACGCCTGAAAATCTCGGTGTTTTATGGCGTTCAGCTCAAAATATGGGAGCGAGTTTTATTTTCACCATAGGCAACCGGTACGCGAAACAAGCCTGTGATACCCATAAGGCTGTAGGTGCAATGCCTTATTTTCATTATGAAAGTTTCGAGGAATTCTATAAACACCTTCCGAAAGGTGCAATGCTTGTAGGCGTGGAGCTGGCTGAAAGTGCAGTTCCTCTGGAAACCTTTAAACATCCCAGGCGCTGTGTCTATTTGCTTGGGGCTGAGGACCATGGTCTCTCCAATCAGGCGATCGAAAAATCACATCATCTGATAAAGTTTAGTTCTACTTTAAGTTTGAATGTTTCTGTAGCCGGAAGTATCGTAATGTATGACCGCGGAATGAAATCTGAATTCTCTACCTAAGCTTCATTTTCTGATGCTCGTTCCTTACTGAACAAATTCTTCTCCTTGATCATTTTAGCGGTAAGGCCTGGAACCATTTCTTCCCATTCTGGATTGCCCTCGCGTATCATTTCGTACACTTTTCTAGGATGGATTTCTAAAGATTCTCTATCATACTCAGTAATATCGATCACCTTATTGTTATCTATAAAGAAGTTATAGAGCTCACGCATTCTTGGATGCACTTTTAGATTTGAGCTATCGATAATCTCCCCCGTTTTTTCATCAAGCATTGGGTATAGGTACACCTTTAAACTCTTAAAGAAAAGTTTACCGAAGGCTTCCAGGATTCCCCCGCTTAGGTGTCTATAATATTTTTCATTGAAAATGTCCACGAGATTATCTGCACCCATGGCGAGACCTAGTTCTTTCTTGGTATGCTGCGCAAAATATTCCACTACCTTATAATATTCCTGAAAATTGGAAATCATTACTGTCTGTCCCGAAGCACAAAGGAGATCTGCACGATCCAGAAAATCCTTTTCGTTTATTTCACCTTCAGCTTTAAGATTGTTCAGGGTCATTTCGAAGATGGTGACCGTATTTTCAGGATCGACCTCTTCCTGTTCGAGAAACAGTTTCCGCGAGGTCATGTACATATTTAGATTCAGATTGGTTACTGGACGAAAACTACCTCTAAGTGTAAGAATGTTCTTTTTATAAAGTGCATTTGCAGGTAGAATATTGTTTCCGTCCTTGGAGAACATTACTGCATCTGTAATACCATCTTTGACAAGCTCCAGGCTCATGAGTCGGTTATCAACATCTTTAAAAACCGGACCGCGAAAGTTGATAGAATCGATTTCGATCTTATCTGTGCTTAAGTGATCGTATAGTTTTTTGATAAGCACCTTAGGATCATTACTCTGGTAGAATGCAGCATAAATTAGGTTTACACCCATGATTCCCAGACTAATTTGCTGTTGGGAAGCATTGTTTTCATGAAACTGAACATGAAGTATGATCTCGCTATATTCCTGCTTTGGTTCTCGCTGAAATTTTATTCCCAGCCACCCGTGACCTTTGTATTTCTTTGCCCAGTCTATAGTGGCTACCGTATTAGCGTAACTAAAAAATAGTTTATCTGGATATTTTTTTCTGGAAAGCCGCTTTTCGATCAAAGTTGCTTCATAATCGATCATGCCTTTTAATCTCGCCTCGGTGACATACCGGTTCTGAGGATCGAGTCCGTAAATCGCGTCACTAAAATCCTTATCGTAGGCACTAAGCGTTTTTGCAATTGTACCTTTAGGGTTTCTTGCTCTAAAAAAATGACGAACAGTTTCCTGTCCCGCTCCAATTTCAGCGAAAGTTCCATAGATGTTTTCGTTGAGATTCAGGCGTGTGCACTTATTCTCTACGGAAAGTATATTTTGGAATTCATCCTCGCTTAATTCGGCCATTTGCAGATTGTTTTGGTTGGTAGCTGAAAGTTAGGAATATTAAAACAACCGACTGCCCGTTTTAAGTAATGTTTAAAAGAATTTAACTCGATAAAGCTTCAGTAGAACGCCTAATTTTTACAGTTGAAAATTGCATTGAAATTTAAGTAACTTGAACTTCAAATAATTTTTCCATGAAGAAACTTCTAATTATCCTGATTGCATTTCTGGGTTACAACTGCAGTGCTCAGACTAATAACTTCAGTTTTAACAAGGATCATGACGCATTGCTTGTAAAAGATCTCTCTCGCTCGGCAAAATTTTATTCCGAAGTATTAGGACTGGAAGAAATAGATAATGGAGGATTGGCTGCCAGTATCAGGTGGTTTCAGCTTAAAGATTCCGTACAGATTCATTTGATCGAAAGCGAGGAAACTCCTGCTACCCACAAAGGTGTACACATGAGCTTAAATACTTCGGAATTGGATAAATTCATGAAGTTTCTACAAGCGCAGAATATTGCTTTTGAAAACTGGTCAGGCGAAAGTAATACGACAAATACCCGCCCTGATGGAGTTAAACAGATCTACCTGCAGGATCCAGACGGTTACTGGATCGAGATCAACGACAATATTCTTTAAGATTCATCTGCCGCCACCTTGTAGTCAGGATCTTCCAGAATGTTAACTTCTATGATAGCATCTGCATTTTTCAGTAATCTGATGCAGTCATCGCTTAAATGTCTAAGATGAACTTTTTTGCCCACCTTGCTATATTTCTGAGTCACGGCATTCAAAGCTTCAATAGCAGACATATCAGAAACGCGACTGTCTTTGAAGTCGATAATGATCTCTTCCGGATCGTTCAGAGCGTCAAATTTTTCAGCAAAATTAGTGGTAGAAGCAAAGAATAAAGGTCCGTAGATCTCGTAATGCTTTACCCCATTTTCATCGATAAATTTTCTAGCTCTAATTCTTTTCGCACTTTCCCAGGCGAAGAACAGTGCAGAAAGGATCACACCTACCAGAACTGCCAAGGCAAGGTTGTGCAGGAATACGGTGATTAACGCCACGATAACTACCAGGAAAATATCCTTTTTAGGTACTTTATTAAAGATCTTTAAACTAACCCATTCAAAAGTCCCTATGGCCACCATGATCATTACACCAACCAGTGCTGCCATTGGTAATTTTTCGATAATGGGAGCGCCAAATAGAATGATCGCAAGAATTGTAAAAGCTGCAATAATACCAGATAATCGCGCTCTTGATCCAGCAGAAAGGTTTACAAGAGTTTGAGCGATCATTGGGCAACCACCCATTCCAAAGAAAAATCCGTTTAAAATATTAGAACCACCCTGCGCGATACATTCTCTGTTTCCATTTCCTTTAGTTTCAGTGATCTCATCTACCAGGTTTAGCGTTAATAAACCTTCAGTTAAACCAACTGCTGCCATGATCATGGAATAAGGAGCGATCAATTCTATGGTTTCCCAGGTTAGAGGAATTTGAGGAATATGGAATGGAGGAAAACCTCCACTTACAGAGGCGATATCTTTTACTGTTTTAGTGTCTATTCCGAAGAAATATACCAGCAGAAAGACTACAATAATTGCGACTAAGGAAGAAGGAACAGCTTTAGTGACCTTAGGTAAAAGCACCACGATTGCAATAGTTAAAGCCACCAGACCACCCATAATATAAAGTGCAGTTCCAGAAAGCCATTCTATATCACCGTTCACCACGGTTTTAAACTGATCCAGCTGAGACATGAAGATCACAATAGCCAGACCATTCACAAACCCGAACATTACGGGATGAGGTACCAGTCTTATAAATTTACCAAGCTTGAATACACCAATAATTATCTGAAATACTCCTGCTAATGCTACTGCTGCAAGAACATATTCTAGTCCGTCTGACTTCATTAAGGCGATCAAAACTATGACTGTTGCACCGGCACCTCCAGAGATCATTCCTGGTCTACCACCAAATATTGCGGTAACCAACCCAGCAATAAAAGAAGCGTAAAGACCCATTAGCGGAGGAAAACCAGCCAGAATAGCGAAGGAAAGTGACTCGGGAATCATGGTCATAGCAACCGTTAATCCAGCAAGCACTTCAGTTTTGTAATTAACCTGTTGTTTGAAGTCGAATAAGTTCAGAACTTTTTTCATAATGAGGCTTTTTCAGCTTAATTTTAAGAAGCGGCAAAAATAGTCATTAAAAACAGAAGCGCAACTCAATCAGATTTTTGATTGAAATTTTTACTAAATTTTGATTATCAAATGATTATATTCATAATATCATACTAGAAAGGTGAGCTAAATAGCAAATTTCAGTGGGCTGAACGCCGAATGTTAGAAAATGAACAAACATTAGGTAACAGTTTACAAATGAAATACCTTTGCAAAAATTTTCATTATGGCACATAAGGCCGGTTTCGTAAATATTATAGGTAACCCAAATGTTGGGAAATCCACTTTAATGAATGCTTTCGTAGGTGAAAGACTTTCAATAATTACTTCTAAAGCACAAACAACTCGTCATAGAATTCTGGGTATTGTGAATGGAGAAGACTTCCAGATGATTTTGAGTGATACACCCGGGATCATTAAACCTGCTTACGAGCTACAGGCTTCCATGATGGATTTTGTGAAATCTGCTTTTGAAGATGCAGATGTTCTGATCTATATTGTTGAAATTGGAGAAGAAGGATTAAAGGATGAAGCATTCTTTAAAAAGATCGAAAACTCTGAAGTACCGGTTTTATTATTGCTGAATAAGATCGATAAATCAAACCAGGATCAACTTGAAGAACAGGTGAAATACTGGAGTGAAAAAGTGCCAACGGCCGAAATTCACCCAATTTCAGCATTGGAAGGTTTTAATGTTGCAGAAGTATTTAACAGGATCATTGAGTTATTACCAGAATCTCCAGCTTTTTACCCTAAAGACACACTTACCGATAAGCCTGAACGATTTTTCGTGAACGAGATCATTCGTGAAAAGATTCTTATGCATTACAAAAAGGAAATTCCTTATAGTGTAGAGATCGAAACTGGAGAATTCTTTGAAGAGGAGAAGATCATCAGGATGCGTAGCGTGATTATGGTAGAACGAGATACCCAGAAGGGGATCATTATTGGTCATAAAGGTGCTGCATTAAAAAGAGTAGGAGTAGAGGCTAGAAAGGATCTGGAGAAATTCTTCGGAAAACAGGTTCATTTAGAACTTTATGTAAAAGTGAATAAGAACTGGAGAAGTGATGCCAGGCAGCTGAAGAGATTTGGCTATACAGATAAGAAGTAACTACATTTCAAGAATACGGGAAGTTGAGCTAATTAGCTTAAAATCATTAATTTTGCTTCCTGAAATCAATATCATATTATGGGCAATATTGTCGCCATTGTAGGGAGACCAAACGTTGGTAAATCTACTTTTTTTAACAGGCTTATACAGCGTAGAGAAGCCATCATCGATTCTGTTAGTGGTGTGACCAGGGACAGACATTATGGAAAATCTGACTGGAACGGTCATAAATTCTCCCTTATCGATACCGGTGGGTATGTGAAAGGTAGCGACGATGTTTTTGAAGCTGAAATCGATAAGCAAGTAGAACTTGCTATCGAAGAAGCAGATGCGATCATTTTTATCGTAGATGTGGAAACAGGAGTGACGTCTATGGATGAGGAAGTAGCCAACCTACTTCGTA contains:
- a CDS encoding diheme cytochrome c-553 — encoded protein: MNILLISCQDKRDYAEVPVEELSLQDSISHGEYLVNTIGCHDCHSPKRMTERGPQVIPELALSGYQAGDSLPTFSSEAIKNGWIQMSGDLTVAIGPWGISYASNLTSSDTGLGNWSMRRFKTAIREGKLKGDSGGRMILPPMPWQNYSELTDKDLESIFRYLKSTKPVDNAVLAPVAPNKLDSLQNA
- a CDS encoding RNA methyltransferase, whose amino-acid sequence is MTTNNLEQGFFGIGIQNGKTPENLGVLWRSAQNMGASFIFTIGNRYAKQACDTHKAVGAMPYFHYESFEEFYKHLPKGAMLVGVELAESAVPLETFKHPRRCVYLLGAEDHGLSNQAIEKSHHLIKFSSTLSLNVSVAGSIVMYDRGMKSEFST
- a CDS encoding TonB-dependent receptor; the protein is MAELSEDEFQNILSVENKCTRLNLNENIYGTFAEIGAGQETVRHFFRARNPKGTIAKTLSAYDKDFSDAIYGLDPQNRYVTEARLKGMIDYEATLIEKRLSRKKYPDKLFFSYANTVATIDWAKKYKGHGWLGIKFQREPKQEYSEIILHVQFHENNASQQQISLGIMGVNLIYAAFYQSNDPKVLIKKLYDHLSTDKIEIDSINFRGPVFKDVDNRLMSLELVKDGITDAVMFSKDGNNILPANALYKKNILTLRGSFRPVTNLNLNMYMTSRKLFLEQEEVDPENTVTIFEMTLNNLKAEGEINEKDFLDRADLLCASGQTVMISNFQEYYKVVEYFAQHTKKELGLAMGADNLVDIFNEKYYRHLSGGILEAFGKLFFKSLKVYLYPMLDEKTGEIIDSSNLKVHPRMRELYNFFIDNNKVIDITEYDRESLEIHPRKVYEMIREGNPEWEEMVPGLTAKMIKEKNLFSKERASENEA
- a CDS encoding VOC family protein, which codes for MKKLLIILIAFLGYNCSAQTNNFSFNKDHDALLVKDLSRSAKFYSEVLGLEEIDNGGLAASIRWFQLKDSVQIHLIESEETPATHKGVHMSLNTSELDKFMKFLQAQNIAFENWSGESNTTNTRPDGVKQIYLQDPDGYWIEINDNIL
- a CDS encoding SulP family inorganic anion transporter is translated as MKKVLNLFDFKQQVNYKTEVLAGLTVAMTMIPESLSFAILAGFPPLMGLYASFIAGLVTAIFGGRPGMISGGAGATVIVLIALMKSDGLEYVLAAVALAGVFQIIIGVFKLGKFIRLVPHPVMFGFVNGLAIVIFMSQLDQFKTVVNGDIEWLSGTALYIMGGLVALTIAIVVLLPKVTKAVPSSLVAIIVVFLLVYFFGIDTKTVKDIASVSGGFPPFHIPQIPLTWETIELIAPYSMIMAAVGLTEGLLTLNLVDEITETKGNGNRECIAQGGSNILNGFFFGMGGCPMIAQTLVNLSAGSRARLSGIIAAFTILAIILFGAPIIEKLPMAALVGVMIMVAIGTFEWVSLKIFNKVPKKDIFLVVIVALITVFLHNLALAVLVGVILSALFFAWESAKRIRARKFIDENGVKHYEIYGPLFFASTTNFAEKFDALNDPEEIIIDFKDSRVSDMSAIEALNAVTQKYSKVGKKVHLRHLSDDCIRLLKNADAIIEVNILEDPDYKVAADES
- the era gene encoding GTPase Era: MAHKAGFVNIIGNPNVGKSTLMNAFVGERLSIITSKAQTTRHRILGIVNGEDFQMILSDTPGIIKPAYELQASMMDFVKSAFEDADVLIYIVEIGEEGLKDEAFFKKIENSEVPVLLLLNKIDKSNQDQLEEQVKYWSEKVPTAEIHPISALEGFNVAEVFNRIIELLPESPAFYPKDTLTDKPERFFVNEIIREKILMHYKKEIPYSVEIETGEFFEEEKIIRMRSVIMVERDTQKGIIIGHKGAALKRVGVEARKDLEKFFGKQVHLELYVKVNKNWRSDARQLKRFGYTDKK